One window from the genome of Glycine soja cultivar W05 chromosome 12, ASM419377v2, whole genome shotgun sequence encodes:
- the LOC114379273 gene encoding signaling peptide TAXIMIN 2-like produces MGEEEGCECRPLGFLLGLPFALLALILSLVGAVIWVLGSILSCLCPCCICCAGLANLAVSLVKLPIKVLRWFTRQIPC; encoded by the exons atgggagaagaagaaggttgcgAATGCAGGCCACTGGGTTTCTTGCTCGGATTGCCCTTTGCTCTCTTGGCTTTGATTTTATCTCTTGTGGGTGCTGTTATCTGGGTTCTTGG ATCTATATTGAGTTGCTTGTGCCCATGTTGCATTTGCTGTGCTGGATTGGCCAATTTGGCTGTGAGTCTTGTAAAGCTTCCAATAAAAGTTCTTAGATGGTTCACTCGTCAAATTCCTTGCTAG